CCCACCCTCGGTGCGAGCCTGGGCATGTCCCGATGATACGAGGGCAGCATTGGCTGGTTCGGTAAGAATGATTCGTGTTTCCGGACGCTCACGTCTCAGTACTCGTCCTACACCGGTCGCAGTACCCCCGGTACCGTAACCTGTAATAAAATAATCCAGCCGCTCCCCAGTGAAATCACCTAGAATTTCGGAGGCCGTGGTCGATTCATGAATATCCGCATTGGCCTTGGTCTCGAATTGTCGCGCAAGAAACCAGCCATTTGCTTCCGCCAGTTCCTTTGCCTTCAAATACATACCAGTTCCTTTTTCGGCGCGGGGCGTCAGTACTACTTTGGCACCTAGAAAACGCATCAATCTGCGGCGCTCAATTGAAAAGCTATCTGCCATGGTTACCACTAGCGGGTATCCCTTGGCGGCACATACCATGGCCAATCCAATCCCGGTATTTCCGCTTGTCGCTTCGACCACGGTTTGTCCGGGCCTTAGATCGCCGGAACCTTCCGCCGCTTCAATTATATTCAGGGCCAGGCGATCCTTGACCGATGCACCCGGATTGAAGGCTTCGGCCTTTACGTACACCGTGACGTTATCCGGGGCTATACGGTTCAATCGAATAACAGGTGTATTGCCTACCGTATCGAGCACTGAAGGATACAGCTGCCCCAACCCTCTGGTTG
This sequence is a window from Gammaproteobacteria bacterium. Protein-coding genes within it:
- a CDS encoding pyridoxal-phosphate dependent enzyme, coding for MSIRTTRGLGQLYPSVLDTVGNTPVIRLNRIAPDNVTVYVKAEAFNPGASVKDRLALNIIEAAEGSGDLRPGQTVVEATSGNTGIGLAMVCAAKGYPLVVTMADSFSIERRRLMRFLGAKVVLTPRAEKGTGMYLKAKELAEANGWFLARQFETKANADIHESTTASEILGDFTGERLDYFITGYGTGGTATGVGRVLRRERPETRIILTEPANAALVSSGHAQARTEGGAPAESHPAFEPHPIQGWTPDFIPLVLQEALDNQYYDELIPIPGAEGMKWAARLASEEGILTGVSGGSTVAVAMRVAEKAEPGSVLLAMLPDTGERYLSTPLFEHISEEMSEEEIALSKSTPGYQME